The Coregonus clupeaformis isolate EN_2021a chromosome 26, ASM2061545v1, whole genome shotgun sequence genome window below encodes:
- the dnaaf1 gene encoding LOW QUALITY PROTEIN: dynein axonemal assembly factor 1 (The sequence of the model RefSeq protein was modified relative to this genomic sequence to represent the inferred CDS: deleted 1 base in 1 codon), whose translation MHPIPLESGEVEEESGGDSRTTLQAGDAEILLDTMSTTSSNHEEEASTANCSPLANVIEGERSVSSQTEVDKLIQAQQQEKKEKDSGPRMTKTFLKDHCKQNKLYMTPRLNDTLYLHFKGFSTIENLEEYTGLKCLWLECNGLQRIQNLQAQTDLRCLFLHQNLIHNLENLEPLSKLCTLNVCNNYIRTIKNIACLPDLGTLQIAHNKLQTVGDVEHLSQCLSLSVLDMSHNLLDDPDILTVLERMPELRVLNLMGNEVIKKIPYYRKTMIIRLKQLTYLDDRPVFPKDRACAEAWGTAGPEGERRERESWQTRERRKIQESLDAIANIRDQARERLRLRELQERGECETTTTPELESPSEENQSQNQSPGWEERIQAFVEDSLEAHEEFLQTQREQPEKEELWNEQPQKEQQLEREDPKRDQLEREHQEGDQLEREHQEGHQLEREHQEGHQLERAHQEGHQLERAHQEGHQLERAHQEGHQLEREHQEGDQLERAHHEGHQLEREHQEGDQLERAPRGRSTRERAPRGRSARWRASSRESLKEELLDVNQSKREQLQRRQKLEREQSVCGQPQSQTAGVIVEHGPGPMVTELEETEDLETIHLEPRPPLRIDDLPDLEDVDVEDPDSTCIFSSQIGTVWTTKTTPTSDPCSHSLFRVCGNTLNKSPTNHLVALDPEAGDAPEQVISEPQGEPRQRQSPEASKPRCLIEELD comes from the exons ATGCATCCTATACCCCTCGAATCCGGTGAGGTGGAAGAAGAGAGTGGCGGGGACTCCAGGACGACCCTGCAAGCTGGAGATGCAGAAATATTGCTGGACACGATGTCAACAACTTCCAGTAATCATG AGGAGGAGGCCTCCACGGCGAACTGCAGCCCCCTGGCAAACGTTATCGAAGGAGAACGTTCTGTGTCCTCACAGACAGAAGTTGACAAACTCATACAAGCCCAACAACAAGAGAAAAAGGAGAAGGACTCAGGTCCAAG AATGACAAAGACATTTCTGAAGGACCACTGCAAGCAAAATAAACTCTACATGACACCTCGATTGAATGACACACTGTATTTGCACTTCAAAG GCTTCTCCACCATAGAGAATCTGGAGGAGTACACAGGGCTGAAGTGTCTCTGGCTGGAGTGCAATGGGCTGCAGCGCATCCAGAACCTGCAGGCCCAAACAGACCTACGTTGCCTCTTCCTCCACCAGAACCTCATACACAATCTGGAGAACTTAGAACCACTCAGCAAGCTCTGCACCCTCAACGTCTGCAACAACTACATACGCACCATCAAAAACATTG cctgcctgcctgatcTGGGCACCCTGCAGATAGCCCATAATAAGCTGCAGACAGTGGGAGACGTGGAGCATCTGAGTCAGTGCCTCTCCCTCAGTGTACTGGACATGTCCCACAACCTGCTGGATGACCCAGACATCCTCACTGTGCTGGAGAGAATGCCTGAACTG CGCGTGCTGAACCTGATGGGAAATGAAGTGATAAAGAAAATCCCATACTACAGGAAGACTATGATCATACGTCTAAAACAGCTCACGTACCTGGATGACCGACCTGTGTTCCCAAAGGACAG GGCGTGTGCGGAGGCGTGGGGGACAGCGGGTCCGGAGGGGGAGCGCAGGGAGAGGGAATCGTGGCAAACGCGAGAGAGAAGGAAGATCCAGGAGAGTCTGGACGCTATTGCAAACATCAGAGACCAAGCCAGAGAGAGACTGCGACTCAGAGAGCTGCAAGAGAgag GGGAGTGTGAGACCACCACAACTCCAGAACTTGAGAGCCCCAGTGAAGAGAACCAGAGCCAGAATCAGAGCCCGGGCTGGGAGGAGAGGATCCAGGCGTTTGTGGAGGACAGTCTGGAGGCCCATGAAGAGTTCctacagacacagagagaacagccagAAAAGGAGGAGCTATGGAATGAACAGCCACAGAAGGAGCAACAACTAGAAAGAGAGGATCCGAAGAGAGATCAGCTAGAGAGAGAGCACCAAGAGGGAGATCAGCTAGAGAGAGAGCACCAAGAGGGACATCAGCTAGAGAGAGAGCACCAAGAGGGACATCAGCTAGAGAGAGCGCACCAAGAGGGACATCAGCTAGAGAGAGCGCACCAAGAGGGACATCAGCTAGAGAGAGCGCACCAAGAGGGACATCAGCTAGAGAGAGAGCACCAAGAGGGAGATCAGCTAGAGAGAGCGCACCACGAGGGACATCAGCTAGAGAGAGAGCACCAAGAGGGAGATCAGCTAGAGAGAGCACCAAGAGGGAGATCAACTAGAGAGAGAGCACCAAGAGGGAGATCTGCCAGATGGAGAGCAAGCAGCAGA GAAAGCTTAAAGGAAGAACTGTTAGATGTAAACCAGTCAAAGAGAGAACAACTACAAAGAAGGCAGAAGTTAGAGAGAGAGCAGTCAGTATGTGGCCAGCCACAGTCTCAGACAGCTGGGGTGATTGTAGAGCACGGTCCTGGACCAATGGTGACCGAGCTAGAGGAGACAGAGGACCTGGAGACCATCCACCTGGAGCCACGCCCACCACTTCGTATTGAT GATCTCCCTGACCTGGAGGATGTGGACGTTGAAGATCCAGACAGCacctgcatcttctcctctcag ATTGGGACAGTGTGGACCACAAAGACCACACCCACCTCAGATCCATGCTCACATTCACTGTTCAGAGTCTGTGGCAACACGTTAAACAAATCGCCCACCAATCACCTAGTAGCATTGGACCCAGAGGCGGGGGATGCCCCAGAGCAGGTGATATCAGAACCTCAGGGAGAACCCAGACAGAGGCAGAGCCCTGAAGCCAGCAAACCACGTTGTCTCATTGAGGAGCTGGACTAA
- the nrn1lb gene encoding neuritin 1-like b, whose product MRSHACTVTFLQPVALYLCLAPVCWAAALPSSCGVIYKSFAQCLLTLGDSLGDTQKEQSTQDIDTVCRSWDAFHVCANAALAGCPGDAAAVWESLRQESRKTQFSGNLYDMCASRTTLAPNTVPVPPSQSPPTSDQTNQETLKGHTHHLGPAYTTLLLSACISLLLLLRM is encoded by the exons ATGAGGTCCCATGCCTGCACCGTGACTTTCCTCCAGCCTGTTGCTCTTTACCTCT GTCTGGCACCTGTGTGTTGGGCTGCTGCGCTCCCTAGCTCCTGTGGCGTCATCTACAAGAGCTTTGCTCAGTGTCTCCTCACTCTGGGGGACAGTCTGGGTGACACACAGAAAGAGCAGAGCACACAGGACATTGACACAGTCTGCAG GTCATGGGACGCGTTCCATGTGTGTGCGAATGCGGCACTTGCCGGTTGTCCTGGAGATGCAGCGGCTGTGTGGGAGTCTCTGAGGCAAGAGTCCAGGAAGACACAGTTTTCTGGAAACCTCTATGACATGTGTGCCAGCCGCACCACACTGGCACCCAATACAGTGCCCGTGCCACCTTCACAGAGCCCACCAACGTCAGACCAGACCAATCAAGAAACTCTAAAAGGGCACACGCATCACCTTGGACCCGCCTACACCACGCTTCTGCTCTCAGCATGCATCTCTTTACTGCTCCTGCTCAGGATGTAG
- the thap11 gene encoding THAP domain-containing protein 11, with the protein MPGFTCCVPGCYNNSHRDRALRFYTFPKDTTQREIWLKNISRAGVSGCFSTFQPTTGHRVCSVHFPGGRKTYTVRVPTLFPLRGVNERKNRRGRNRKASVAAPVPAPSPGSIVITNVVSIAAENAQSDAVTDTAATGGPIVVQIGPDGEYLGPVNPPAQGDATCFTAVVSSSTDLAGGDETPADAAAAVQQYYSVVSNPLDHAYSLTTGTTSAELLRKLNEQRDIIALMEVKMKEMNATIRQLRVTEAKLQEEVRERDRLLCAGAAVKKI; encoded by the coding sequence ATGCCTGGATTCACCTGCTGTGTCCCTGGCTGCTACAACAACTCTCATCGGGACAGAGCGCTGCGGTTCTACACATTTCCAAAGGATACCACGCAAAGGGAGATTTGGCTCAAGAACATCTCCCGGGCCGGGGTGAGCGGCTGTTTTAGTACCTTCCAACCCACTACGGGACACCGCGTCTGTAGCGTACACTTTCCCGGTGGCAGAAAGACCTATACCGTTCGAGTACCGACGCTCTTCCCGCTGAGAGGAGTGAATGAACGCAAGAACCGAAGGGGCAGGAACAGGAAAGCGTCTGTGGCGGCTCCTGTTCCAGCCCCTAGTCCAGGCAGCATTGTCATCACCAACGTTGTTTCGATAGCCGCTGAGAACGCTCAGAGCGATGCAGTCACCGACACAGCTGCTACTGGTGGCCCTATCGTGGTGCAGATCGGCCCGGACGGCGAATACCTCGGACCTGTAAATCCACCCGCGCAGGGTGACGCGACCTGTTTTACTGCAGTCGTCTCCAGCTCCACTGACCTGGCCGGGGGCGACGAAACCCCTGCGGACGCCGCGGCCGCTGTCCAGCAGTACTACAGCGTTGTCAGCAACCCGCTGGACCACGCGTACTCGCTGACCACCGGGACCACCTCGGCCGAACTGCTTCGGAAGCTGAACGAGCAGCGGGACATCATCGCACTCATGGAAGTTAAGATGAAGGAGATGAACGCAACCATCCGCCAGCTGCGCGTGACGGAGGCCAAGCTACAGGAGGAGGTGCGCGAGCGGGACCGTTTGCTGTGCGCTGGAGCAGCGGTAAAGAAAATATGA
- the LOC121540908 gene encoding centromere protein T: MDSVDEDVSARILLQNVIHTESSRSPITRSASQAQFQSPGSRVRRSIRLRRSDVGALTPQEALKQSIKKKLRESTSRSSLPVPPSKRRTISEGVRKINTPAPATASLLYDDDITPRYLLRGILQTEPETSLLVQDWPVRKEPELPSTNSGLHSNRPSTGLSELDLPDMTTTVNLSNTVKGLSRKRPRRSLNITAFNRQLEHGEDGEGEGGTATEKYLSSQSSASPSSITLSLKTPFVDVRTEKMGISKEGSKS, from the exons ATGGATTCTGTAGATGAGGACGTGTCTGCTCGGATTCTCCTGCAAAATGTAATTCATACGGAGTCCTCCAGGTCCCCAATTACCCGCAG TGCCTCCCAGGCTCAGTTCCAGTCCCCGGGGTCCAGAGTCAGACGTAGTATCAGACTAAGGAGGAGTGATGTTGGGGCCCTTACCCCACAGGAGGCCCTCAAACAGAGCATCAAAAAGAAGCTTCGTGAG AGCACTTCCAGGTCTTCCCTGCCAGTGCCACCCAGTAAGAGGCGGACTATATCAGAGGGAGTCAGGAAGATAAACACGCCTGCACCAGCCACAGCCTCACTTCTCTATGACGATGACATCACACCTAGATACCTACTCAGGGGGATCCTGCAGACAG AGCCGGAGACATCCCTGCTGGTTCAGGACTGGCCAGTCAGGAAGGAGCCAGAGCTGCCCTCCACAAACTCCGGTCTTCACAGCAACCGCCCAAG TACAGGGCTGTCTGAGTTGGATCTCCCTGACATGACCACCACAGTAAACCTGTCAAATACGGTGAAGGGACTAAGCAGGAAGCGACCACGTCGGAGTCTCAACATAACAGCATTCAACAGGCAGCTTGAACATGGTGAAG ACGGAGAGGGTGAAGGTGGCACTGCAACAGAAAAATACCTCTCATCCCAGTCTTCTGCCTCTCCAAG CTCTATCACCCTCTCTCTGAAAACACCCTTTGTGGACGTTCGGACTGAGAAAATGGGGATTTCAAAGGAAGGTAGCAAATCGTAA
- the LOC123481965 gene encoding centromere protein T-like, whose translation MAEPQTEDVADDGEQVFEEGQEKGLTSQSLAHDAMHISRRAYCSEGGVKVAGVMEGGRGYKSMGAELHPTETGWAGRRSEGDTAGEWHSGPEVGASESANPRTVTLSSAPPSPLPQEDELEGFSRTGTSPGNEEMENSMPPLEITLEPENNAPHSSTSSLHPITAQSPADHEDWDDVEEEDGIQCEELSMKTPAFVREKRNALPIDPLATPTVLKNLQPSVSAGAAAALKPKAVRGKRAGSAKKDPGLPKSYIMSVFKHFAKTKVSTDVYPVLKEIMERYFDRLADDLETFAAHAKRKTIEVEDVELLMRRQGFVTDSMPVNVLIEKYLPMESRKLLIPVATSGNYVIPKPRRK comes from the exons atggCTGAACCTCAGACAGAAGATGTAGCAGATGATGGGGAGCAGGTATTTGAAGAAGGGCAGGAAAAAGGTTTGACATCACAGAGTTTAGCACACGATGCGATGCACATCAGTCGGAGAGCTTATTGCTCAGAGGGTGGAGTCAAGGTTGCTGGagtgatggaaggagggaggggctaCAAGAGCATGGGAGCAGAGCTCCATCCTACAGAGACTG ggtgGGCAGGCAGAAGGTCAGAGGGGGACACTGCTGGTGAGTGGCACAGCGGGCCGGAGGTGGGAGCTAGTGAGAGCGCCAATCCCCGCACAGTAACCCTTAGCAGTGCCCCTCCCTCCCCGTTGCCCCAGGAAGATGAGCTGGAAGGTTTCAGTAGAACAGGCACCAGCCCTGGCAATGAGGAGATGGAGAACTCCATGCCTCCCTTAGAGATTACCCTTGAACCTGAGAACAACGCCCCTCACAGCAGCACGTCATCCCTGCACCCCATCACTGCCCAGAGCCCAGCTGACCATGAGGACTGGGATGATGTGGAAGAGGAGGATGGTATCCAGTGTGAAG AGCTGTCTATGAAGACACCTGCGTTTGTCAGAGAGAAGAGGAATGCTCTGCCCATTGACCCCCTGGCCACACCCACTGTTCTCAAAAACCTTCAACCAAG TGTTTCAGCTGGTGCTGCAGCTGCGTTGAAGCCCAAAGCGGTGAGGGGAAAGCGGGCTGGATCAGCCAAGAAGGACCCTGGTCTCCCTAAGAGCTACATCATGAGCGTGTTCAAACACTTCGCCAAGACCAAGGTGTCTACAGATGTCTACCCTGTCCTAAAGGAGAT AATGGAGCGCTACTTTGACCGACTAGCTGATGACTTGGAGACGTTTGCTGCTCACGCCAAGAGGAAGACCATTGAGGTGGAGGACGTAGAGCTGCTGATGCGGAG ACAGGGGTTTGTGACTGATAGCATGCCGGTGAATGTGTTGATAGAGAAATATCTCCCAATGGAATCCCGAAAGCTCCTCATTCCTGTGGCAACAAGTGGTAACTACGTCATTCCCAAACCGAGGAGAAAATGA
- the gfod2 gene encoding glucose-fructose oxidoreductase domain-containing protein 2 isoform X1 produces MLPGVGVFGTGSTARVLVPLLRGEGFEVRALWGRSEEEACALAQELGIPFHTSQSDDVLLHPDVDLVCIYISPPLTRQIAVKALGIGKNVVCEKAATAVDAFKMVTAARYYPQLLSIVGNALRFLPAFVAMRQLLAEGYVGELQVCDARVYGPSLLDQSYGWTCEELMGGGGLHTVGSTLVDLLSHLTGARAMRVHGLLRTFVRQNGAIRGIRRVTSDDFCFFQMLMGGSHSGSGAGTGTGSGVCCTVTLNFNMPGAFVHEVMVVGSAGRLIARGTELYGQRNGGNGEELLLGDSGGTGQEVKDVPLPHLRGLGSMVTALKYAFQAQEERRSWAQGPVAMASTFEDGLYVQTVVEAVKRSSRSGEWESVEVMTQEPDPNQNLCEALQRNKN; encoded by the exons ATGTTGCctggtgttggtgtgtttggcACAGGGAGTACGGCACGGGTGCTAGTTCCATTGCTGCGGGGGGAAGGGTTTGAGGTACGCGCGCTCTGGGGGAGGAGCGAGGAGGAGGCATGCGCCCTGGCGCAGGAGCTGGGCATTCCGTTTCACACCAGCCAATCGGACGATGTCTTATTGCACCCTGATGTTGACCTTGTCTGCATCTACATCTCACCCCCACTCACACGGCAGATTGCAGTCAAAGCCCTGG ggATAGGTAAGAATGTGGTATGTGAGAAGGCTGCTACCGCTGTGGACGCGTTCAAGATGGTGACTGCGGCGCGGTACTACCCCCAGTTGCTGAGCATTGTGGGTAATGCTCTGCGCTTCCTCCCAGCGTTCGTAGCAATGCGGCAGCTGCTGGCGGAGGGATACGTGGGTGAGCTGCAGGTGTGTGACGCCCGTGTCTATGGCCCCAGTCTGCTCGACCAATCATACGGCTGGACCTGCGAGGAGCTAATGGGGGGTGGCGGGCTCCACACGGTTGGCTCTACCCTCGTGGACCTGCTGAGTCACCTGACGGGAGCACGGGCGATGCGGGTGCACGGCCTTCTCCGGACGTTCGTGCGGCAGAATGGAGCGATCCGCGGGATCCGCCGCGTCACCAGCGATGACTTCTGTTTCTTCCAGATGCTGATGGGAGGGTCTCATTCTGGTAGCGGGGCGGGGACTGGGACTGGGTCAGGAGTGTGCTGCACTGTGACTCTGAACTTCAACATGCCGGGGGCCTTCGTCCACGAGGTGATGGTTGTTGGTTCAGCAGGGAGGCTGATTGCCAGGGGGACAGAGCTGTACGGGCAGCGCAATGGAGGGAACGGGGAGGAGCTGCTGCTAGGGGACAGCGGAGGGACGGGACAAGAGGTCAAGGATGTCCCCCTGCCACACCTGCGGGGGCTAGGCTCCATGGTTACAGCTCTAAAATATGCTTTCCAGGCACAGGAGGAGCGTCGGTCATGGGCGCAGGGGCCGGTTGCCATGGCGTCAACGTTTGAGGATGGGCTGTACGTGCAGACGGTGGTGGAGGCGGTGAAACGGTCAAGCCGCAGCGGAGAGTGGGAAAGTGTGGAGGTCATGACACAGGAACCAGATCCCAACCAAAACCTGTGTGAGGCGCTGCAGAGAAACAAGAACTGA
- the gfod2 gene encoding glucose-fructose oxidoreductase domain-containing protein 2 isoform X2: protein MVTAARYYPQLLSIVGNALRFLPAFVAMRQLLAEGYVGELQVCDARVYGPSLLDQSYGWTCEELMGGGGLHTVGSTLVDLLSHLTGARAMRVHGLLRTFVRQNGAIRGIRRVTSDDFCFFQMLMGGSHSGSGAGTGTGSGVCCTVTLNFNMPGAFVHEVMVVGSAGRLIARGTELYGQRNGGNGEELLLGDSGGTGQEVKDVPLPHLRGLGSMVTALKYAFQAQEERRSWAQGPVAMASTFEDGLYVQTVVEAVKRSSRSGEWESVEVMTQEPDPNQNLCEALQRNKN, encoded by the coding sequence ATGGTGACTGCGGCGCGGTACTACCCCCAGTTGCTGAGCATTGTGGGTAATGCTCTGCGCTTCCTCCCAGCGTTCGTAGCAATGCGGCAGCTGCTGGCGGAGGGATACGTGGGTGAGCTGCAGGTGTGTGACGCCCGTGTCTATGGCCCCAGTCTGCTCGACCAATCATACGGCTGGACCTGCGAGGAGCTAATGGGGGGTGGCGGGCTCCACACGGTTGGCTCTACCCTCGTGGACCTGCTGAGTCACCTGACGGGAGCACGGGCGATGCGGGTGCACGGCCTTCTCCGGACGTTCGTGCGGCAGAATGGAGCGATCCGCGGGATCCGCCGCGTCACCAGCGATGACTTCTGTTTCTTCCAGATGCTGATGGGAGGGTCTCATTCTGGTAGCGGGGCGGGGACTGGGACTGGGTCAGGAGTGTGCTGCACTGTGACTCTGAACTTCAACATGCCGGGGGCCTTCGTCCACGAGGTGATGGTTGTTGGTTCAGCAGGGAGGCTGATTGCCAGGGGGACAGAGCTGTACGGGCAGCGCAATGGAGGGAACGGGGAGGAGCTGCTGCTAGGGGACAGCGGAGGGACGGGACAAGAGGTCAAGGATGTCCCCCTGCCACACCTGCGGGGGCTAGGCTCCATGGTTACAGCTCTAAAATATGCTTTCCAGGCACAGGAGGAGCGTCGGTCATGGGCGCAGGGGCCGGTTGCCATGGCGTCAACGTTTGAGGATGGGCTGTACGTGCAGACGGTGGTGGAGGCGGTGAAACGGTCAAGCCGCAGCGGAGAGTGGGAAAGTGTGGAGGTCATGACACAGGAACCAGATCCCAACCAAAACCTGTGTGAGGCGCTGCAGAGAAACAAGAACTGA